The following proteins come from a genomic window of Neofelis nebulosa isolate mNeoNeb1 chromosome 5, mNeoNeb1.pri, whole genome shotgun sequence:
- the LOC131511522 gene encoding zinc finger protein with KRAB and SCAN domains 7-like isoform X1, with translation MVRPQGSAAYEFLSVDYTERKWKGPALSQRAVYRSLMPENYRRVASLANEARMECPDLPAKQEVSKGLGSSDGTSGGLCGVVSGEPEAGTACEGALEKLEGQPSDEEGSRLESDFFKLTHKDKGESTKDGCDEYKDPNLSCSATEHQRVLKGQKFYQCDECGKAFNWSSHLIGHQRIHTGEKPYECNECGKTFRQTSQLIVHLRTHTGEKPYECSECGKTYRHSSHLIQHQRLHNGEKPYKCNDCGKAFNESSKLFDHQRTHTGEKPYECTECGAAFSRSKNLVRHQVLHTGKKPHKCSECGKAFCSNRNLTDHQRIHTGEKPYECNECGKAFSRSKCLIRHQSLHSGEKPYKCSECGKAFSQISQLVDHERIHTGEKPFECNECGKAFSLSKCLIRHQRLHTGEKPYKCNECGKSFNQNSYLIIHQRIHTGEKPYECNECGKVFSHNSSLMVHQRTHTGEKPYKCNDCGKAFSDSSQLTVHQRVHTGEKPYECIECGKAFSQRSTFNHHQRTHTGEKHSVLARSVS, from the exons ATGGTCAGGCCCCAG GGTTCTGCAGCGTACGAGTTCCTGTCTGTGGACTATACCGAGAGGAAGTGGAAAGGTCCGGCACTCAGTCAGAGAGCCGTGTACCGGAGCCTCATGCCGGAAAATTATCGCAGAGTGGCCTCATTGG CAAATGAGGCTAGGATGGAGTGTCCAGATTTGCCTGCAAAGCAGGAAGTTTCTAAAGGACTGGGGTCATCTGATGGGACATCAGGAGGCCTCTGTGGGGTGGTTTCTGGGGAACCAGAGGCAGGAACTGCCTGTGAAGGTGCTTTAGAGAAGCTGGAAGGGCAACCCTCAGATGAGGAAGGGAGCAGACTGGAAAGTGACTTCTTCAAACTAACACACAAGGATAAAGGTGAATCCACAAAAGATGGATGTGATGAATATAAGGATCCAAATCTGTCCTGTAGTGCTACAGAACATCAGAGAGTTCTCAAGGGACAGAAATTTTACCAGTGTGATGAATGTGGTAAAGCTTTTAATTGGAGTTCACATCTCATTGGGCACCAGagaatccatactggagagaaaccctatgagtgTAATGAGTGTGGGAAGACTTTCAGGCAGACCTCTCAGCTCATAGTTCATCTCAGAACCCATACAGGGGAAAAACCCTATGAGTGCAGTGAGTGTGGAAAGACTTACCGACACAGCTCCCATCTTATTCAACACCAGAGACTCCATAATGGTGAGAAGCCATATAAATGCAATGATTGTGGAAAAGCTTTCAACGAGAGTTCCAAGCTCTTTGACCATCAAAGAAcccatactggagagaaaccttatgaatgcaCTGAGTGTGGGGCTGCCTTTAGTCGGAGTAAAAATCTTGTTCGACATCAGGTACTTCACACTGGTAAGAAACCTCACAAGtgtagtgaatgtgggaaagctttctGTTCTAATAGAAATCTTACTGATCATCAGAGAATCCATACTGGCGAAAAGCCTTATGAGTGTAatgaatgtggcaaggccttcaGTCGGAGTAAATGTCTTATTCGACATCAGAGTCTCCACAGTGGGGAAAAACCGTACaaatgcagtgaatgtgggaaagcctttagtcAGATCTCTCAACTTGTTGACCATGAGcgaattcatactggagaaaaaccttttgaatgtaatgaatgtggtaAGGCATTCAGTCTCAGTAAATGTCTTATTCGACATCAGAGACTCCACACAGGTGAAAAGCCCTATAAATGCAACGAGTGTGGAAAATCCTTCAATCAGAACTCATACCTCATTATAcaccagagaattcacactggtGAGAAGCCTTATGAATGTAATGAGTGTGGAAAGGTCTTTAGTCATAATTCTAGCCTTATGGTTCATCAAAGAACCCATACTGGGGAGAAACCCTATAAATGCAAtgattgtgggaaagcttttagtGACAGCTCACAGCTCACTGTGCAtcagagagttcacactggagagaagccctaCGAGTGTATtgagtgtgggaaagcctttagtcAGCGTTCCACTTTCAATCACCACCAGCgaactcacactggagagaagcaCTCAGTTCTGGCTCGCTCAGTTAGTTAA
- the LOC131511522 gene encoding zinc finger protein with KRAB and SCAN domains 7-like isoform X2: MPNRLSHSANEARMECPDLPAKQEVSKGLGSSDGTSGGLCGVVSGEPEAGTACEGALEKLEGQPSDEEGSRLESDFFKLTHKDKGESTKDGCDEYKDPNLSCSATEHQRVLKGQKFYQCDECGKAFNWSSHLIGHQRIHTGEKPYECNECGKTFRQTSQLIVHLRTHTGEKPYECSECGKTYRHSSHLIQHQRLHNGEKPYKCNDCGKAFNESSKLFDHQRTHTGEKPYECTECGAAFSRSKNLVRHQVLHTGKKPHKCSECGKAFCSNRNLTDHQRIHTGEKPYECNECGKAFSRSKCLIRHQSLHSGEKPYKCSECGKAFSQISQLVDHERIHTGEKPFECNECGKAFSLSKCLIRHQRLHTGEKPYKCNECGKSFNQNSYLIIHQRIHTGEKPYECNECGKVFSHNSSLMVHQRTHTGEKPYKCNDCGKAFSDSSQLTVHQRVHTGEKPYECIECGKAFSQRSTFNHHQRTHTGEKHSVLARSVS, from the exons atgcctaatcgactgagccactcag CAAATGAGGCTAGGATGGAGTGTCCAGATTTGCCTGCAAAGCAGGAAGTTTCTAAAGGACTGGGGTCATCTGATGGGACATCAGGAGGCCTCTGTGGGGTGGTTTCTGGGGAACCAGAGGCAGGAACTGCCTGTGAAGGTGCTTTAGAGAAGCTGGAAGGGCAACCCTCAGATGAGGAAGGGAGCAGACTGGAAAGTGACTTCTTCAAACTAACACACAAGGATAAAGGTGAATCCACAAAAGATGGATGTGATGAATATAAGGATCCAAATCTGTCCTGTAGTGCTACAGAACATCAGAGAGTTCTCAAGGGACAGAAATTTTACCAGTGTGATGAATGTGGTAAAGCTTTTAATTGGAGTTCACATCTCATTGGGCACCAGagaatccatactggagagaaaccctatgagtgTAATGAGTGTGGGAAGACTTTCAGGCAGACCTCTCAGCTCATAGTTCATCTCAGAACCCATACAGGGGAAAAACCCTATGAGTGCAGTGAGTGTGGAAAGACTTACCGACACAGCTCCCATCTTATTCAACACCAGAGACTCCATAATGGTGAGAAGCCATATAAATGCAATGATTGTGGAAAAGCTTTCAACGAGAGTTCCAAGCTCTTTGACCATCAAAGAAcccatactggagagaaaccttatgaatgcaCTGAGTGTGGGGCTGCCTTTAGTCGGAGTAAAAATCTTGTTCGACATCAGGTACTTCACACTGGTAAGAAACCTCACAAGtgtagtgaatgtgggaaagctttctGTTCTAATAGAAATCTTACTGATCATCAGAGAATCCATACTGGCGAAAAGCCTTATGAGTGTAatgaatgtggcaaggccttcaGTCGGAGTAAATGTCTTATTCGACATCAGAGTCTCCACAGTGGGGAAAAACCGTACaaatgcagtgaatgtgggaaagcctttagtcAGATCTCTCAACTTGTTGACCATGAGcgaattcatactggagaaaaaccttttgaatgtaatgaatgtggtaAGGCATTCAGTCTCAGTAAATGTCTTATTCGACATCAGAGACTCCACACAGGTGAAAAGCCCTATAAATGCAACGAGTGTGGAAAATCCTTCAATCAGAACTCATACCTCATTATAcaccagagaattcacactggtGAGAAGCCTTATGAATGTAATGAGTGTGGAAAGGTCTTTAGTCATAATTCTAGCCTTATGGTTCATCAAAGAACCCATACTGGGGAGAAACCCTATAAATGCAAtgattgtgggaaagcttttagtGACAGCTCACAGCTCACTGTGCAtcagagagttcacactggagagaagccctaCGAGTGTATtgagtgtgggaaagcctttagtcAGCGTTCCACTTTCAATCACCACCAGCgaactcacactggagagaagcaCTCAGTTCTGGCTCGCTCAGTTAGTTAA
- the LOC131511522 gene encoding zinc finger protein with KRAB and SCAN domains 7-like isoform X3, whose translation MECPDLPAKQEVSKGLGSSDGTSGGLCGVVSGEPEAGTACEGALEKLEGQPSDEEGSRLESDFFKLTHKDKGESTKDGCDEYKDPNLSCSATEHQRVLKGQKFYQCDECGKAFNWSSHLIGHQRIHTGEKPYECNECGKTFRQTSQLIVHLRTHTGEKPYECSECGKTYRHSSHLIQHQRLHNGEKPYKCNDCGKAFNESSKLFDHQRTHTGEKPYECTECGAAFSRSKNLVRHQVLHTGKKPHKCSECGKAFCSNRNLTDHQRIHTGEKPYECNECGKAFSRSKCLIRHQSLHSGEKPYKCSECGKAFSQISQLVDHERIHTGEKPFECNECGKAFSLSKCLIRHQRLHTGEKPYKCNECGKSFNQNSYLIIHQRIHTGEKPYECNECGKVFSHNSSLMVHQRTHTGEKPYKCNDCGKAFSDSSQLTVHQRVHTGEKPYECIECGKAFSQRSTFNHHQRTHTGEKHSVLARSVS comes from the coding sequence ATGGAGTGTCCAGATTTGCCTGCAAAGCAGGAAGTTTCTAAAGGACTGGGGTCATCTGATGGGACATCAGGAGGCCTCTGTGGGGTGGTTTCTGGGGAACCAGAGGCAGGAACTGCCTGTGAAGGTGCTTTAGAGAAGCTGGAAGGGCAACCCTCAGATGAGGAAGGGAGCAGACTGGAAAGTGACTTCTTCAAACTAACACACAAGGATAAAGGTGAATCCACAAAAGATGGATGTGATGAATATAAGGATCCAAATCTGTCCTGTAGTGCTACAGAACATCAGAGAGTTCTCAAGGGACAGAAATTTTACCAGTGTGATGAATGTGGTAAAGCTTTTAATTGGAGTTCACATCTCATTGGGCACCAGagaatccatactggagagaaaccctatgagtgTAATGAGTGTGGGAAGACTTTCAGGCAGACCTCTCAGCTCATAGTTCATCTCAGAACCCATACAGGGGAAAAACCCTATGAGTGCAGTGAGTGTGGAAAGACTTACCGACACAGCTCCCATCTTATTCAACACCAGAGACTCCATAATGGTGAGAAGCCATATAAATGCAATGATTGTGGAAAAGCTTTCAACGAGAGTTCCAAGCTCTTTGACCATCAAAGAAcccatactggagagaaaccttatgaatgcaCTGAGTGTGGGGCTGCCTTTAGTCGGAGTAAAAATCTTGTTCGACATCAGGTACTTCACACTGGTAAGAAACCTCACAAGtgtagtgaatgtgggaaagctttctGTTCTAATAGAAATCTTACTGATCATCAGAGAATCCATACTGGCGAAAAGCCTTATGAGTGTAatgaatgtggcaaggccttcaGTCGGAGTAAATGTCTTATTCGACATCAGAGTCTCCACAGTGGGGAAAAACCGTACaaatgcagtgaatgtgggaaagcctttagtcAGATCTCTCAACTTGTTGACCATGAGcgaattcatactggagaaaaaccttttgaatgtaatgaatgtggtaAGGCATTCAGTCTCAGTAAATGTCTTATTCGACATCAGAGACTCCACACAGGTGAAAAGCCCTATAAATGCAACGAGTGTGGAAAATCCTTCAATCAGAACTCATACCTCATTATAcaccagagaattcacactggtGAGAAGCCTTATGAATGTAATGAGTGTGGAAAGGTCTTTAGTCATAATTCTAGCCTTATGGTTCATCAAAGAACCCATACTGGGGAGAAACCCTATAAATGCAAtgattgtgggaaagcttttagtGACAGCTCACAGCTCACTGTGCAtcagagagttcacactggagagaagccctaCGAGTGTATtgagtgtgggaaagcctttagtcAGCGTTCCACTTTCAATCACCACCAGCgaactcacactggagagaagcaCTCAGTTCTGGCTCGCTCAGTTAGTTAA